A single Argentina anserina chromosome 7, drPotAnse1.1, whole genome shotgun sequence DNA region contains:
- the LOC126803391 gene encoding serine/threonine-protein kinase ATG1a, with product MEPSNTNNNKSRLIGDYILGPKVGSGSFAVVWRSTHRQLGIEVAVKEIDKKQLTPKVSDSLLKEISILSTIHHPNIIHLFEAIQTKDRIYLVLEYCDGGDLAAYIQRHGKVSETVARHFMRQLAAGLQVLQEKQLIHRDLKPQNLLLSANEETPLLKIGDFGFARSVTPQNLADTLCGSPLYMAPEIILNQKYDAKADLWSVGAILFQLVTGTLPFDGNSQLQLFQNVLTTELRFPKGALEVLDPDCVDLCRSLLRLNPVERLSFQEFFNHKFLREARVMMDVGYTSPLKSTGEKPSSSASSKMLQLHATHSVNKSIRNLGSDSAADIKGIVPGSACDRPKKSVISQDEPRVSDSMESIEKDYVMVNSHFASMESFSYHLEHSLQLDSTTRASICASKQKDHGLPRVMKIDEVATNSITAGSSQTRGSVIVPASCASTLLLEVQGLSILHPSTRLHLLHQHAQVLADLSQEKYNAGLYLESFSVELVVLAIWKKALQICSSWLASVDKDEMPESSSANASSVQGGLSLNNSEYLDFTRPSSVSVWAEQGFLVAFDRAEKLSVHVRDMDGAAEVPDAMEIIYQKALEVGTTAAVDEYMENKGSAAALYTKAMLLLSFIAGEATSLPLNPPFSLTPANKKRVQQYMVNLESHRIKFFKPDYTRAI from the exons ATGGAGCCATCCaacaccaacaacaacaagtCCCGGTTGATCGGAGACTACATACTGGGCCCGAAAGTCGGGTCGGGTTCCTTCGCCGTCGTGTGGCGCTCGACCCATCGCCAACTGGGTATTGAAGTTGCCGTGAAAGAGATTGACAAGAAACAATTGACCCCAAAAGTCAGCGACAGTTTACTCAAggaaatttcgattcttagtACTATACACCATCCCAACATCATTCATCTTTTCGAGGCTATTCAG ACTAAGGACAGAATTTACCTTGTGCTGGAGTACTGTGATGGAGGTGACTTGGCGGCTTATATACAGAGGCATGGGAAAGTTTCAGAGACTGTGGCCAGACACTTCATGAGGCAATTGG CTGCAGGATTGCAAGTGCTTCAGGAAAAGCAGCTCATCCACCGGGATTTAAAACCACAG AACTTACTCTTGTCAGCCAATGAGGAAACCCCTCTATTGAAGATAGGGGACTTTGGTTTTGCAAG ATCTGTCACACCGCAAAACTTGGCTGACACGCTTTGTGGTTCACCGTTATACATGGCTCCAGAGATTATTCTGAACCAGAAGTATGATGCAAAG GCTGATTTATGGAGTGTTGGAGCAATTTTATTTCAGCTAGTGACTGGGACACTACCATTTGATGGGAATAGTCAATTGCAG CTTTTTCAAAATGTTCTGACTACTGAGTTGCGGTTTCCAAAAGGTGCTTTGGAAGTTCTGGATCCAGATTGTGTAGATCTCTGCAGAAGCCTTTTGCGTCTAAATCCAG TTGAGCGCTTGTCGTTTCAGGAGTTCTTCAATCACAAGTTTCTCAGAGAAGCAAG GGTGATGATGGATGTTGGATATACTTCACCACTTAAATCAACTGGTGAAAAGCCTAGTTCTTCTGCCTCCAGTAAGATGTTGCAATTGCATGCCACACATTCTGTCAACAAATCTATCAGAAATCTGGGTTCAGATTCAGCAGCAGATATTAAAGGGATTGTGCCAGGTTCTGCATGTGATAGGCCCAAGAAATCTGTTATCTCTCAGGATGAGCCTCGAG TTTCTGATTCAATGGAGTCGATTGAGAAAGACTATGTGATGGTTAATTCTCATTTTGCGTCAATGGAGAGTTTCTCTTATCATCTTGAACATTCCCTGCAACTTGATTCCACAACCAGAGCTTCTATCTGTGCTTCTAAGCAGAAAGATCATGGTCTCCCACGTGTCATGAAAATAGATGAGGTGGCAACTAATTCTATCACTGCGGGAAGTTCACAAACGCGAGGATCAGTTATAGTACCAGCATCTTGTGCATCAACTCTATTACTGGAAGTGCAAGGACTATCTATATTGCATCCTTCAACCAGGCTACATCTGTTACATCAGCATGCTCAGGTTCTTGCTGATCTTTCTCAGGAAAAG TACAATGCAGGACTGTATCTGGAGTCATTTTCGGTTGAACTGGTTGTTTTGGCCATATGGAAGAAAGCTCTTCAAATTTGCAGCAGTTGGCTGGCATCAGTTGACAAGGACGAAATGCCCGAAAGCAGTTCAGCGAATGCATCCTCAGTTCAGGGTGGCTTATCACTAAACAATTCAGAATATTTAGACTTTACTAGGCCTTCATCTGTTTCAGTTTGGGCCGAGCAAGGTTTTCTAGTTGCATTTGATCGCGCAGAGAAGTTATCCGTTCATGTCCGAGATATGGATG GTGCTGCTGAAGTACCAGACGCGATGGAAATTATATACCAAAAAGCTCTAGAAGTTGGGACAACTGCTGCT GTAGACGAGTATATGGAGAACAAAGGTAGTGCAGCAGCATTGTACACCAAAGCTATGCTTCTACTCTCTTTTATTGCAGGAGAAGCAACCTCCCTGCCCCTAAACCCTCCATTTTCTTTAACTCCGGCCAATAAGAAGCGAGTTCAACAATACATGGTAAACTTGGAGTCCCATCGGATTAAATTTTTCAAGCCAGACTACACCCGTGCAATTTGA
- the LOC126801749 gene encoding endoribonuclease Dicer homolog 1: protein MESEAGKSTAEGGEAVRASYWLDACEDIGDYVDFSENSGAPAAGGNGANQEDAGDFFGGIDRILDSIKSGAGLPESKGDGAACGGEIGKSEGRHSEACNGEGRVAAAVAAAKRDHNGSSKYESNGRGNWGVRERDWSSEERCSKRVALDNGRSERYSSGRVQYQMKERNSGRKRPRSGDDIDRRERDRDRDRDRDRSRRREGYGSNRRDSRDCETRGYWERDRLGSNELVYRLGAYKPHQKKEAKVANDKTNEKDAKKAEEPKKEKLPEEQARQYQLDVLEQAKKSNTIAFLETGAGKTLIAILLMQSVCNDLQKKNKKMLSVFLVPKVPLVYQQAEVIRERTGLQVGHYCGEMGQDFWDTRRWQHEFDTKQVLVMTAQILLNILRHSIIKMESINLLILDECHHAVKKHPYSLVMSEFYHTTPKEKRPSVFGMTASPVNLKGVSNQLDCAIKIRNLESKLDSVVCTIKDRKDLEKHVPMPSEIVVEYDKAASLWSFHEQLKQMELEVEEAAKSSSRRSKWQFMGARDAGAKEELRQVYGVSERTESDGAVNLIQKLRAINYALGELGQWCAYKVAQSFLTALQNDERANYQLDVKFQENYLIRVVSLLQCHLSEGAAFDKETKLPDSGSGFSHDEMEEGELPDSHVVSGGEHVDVIIGAAVADGKVTPKVQSLIKILLKYQHTEDFRAIIFVERVVSALVLPKVFAELPSLGFIECASLIGHNNSQEMRSSQMQDTIAKFKDGRVTLLVATSVAEEGLDIRQCNVVIRFDLAKTVLAYIQSRGRARKPGSDYILMVERGNLTHEAFMRNARNSEETLRKEAIERTDLSGLKDTSRLISVETAPGTVYQVESTGALVSLNSAVGLIHFYCSQLPSDRYSILHPEFVMVRHDKQEGPTEYSCKLQLPCNAPFEILEGPVCSSMHLAQQAVCLAACKKLHEMGAFTDMLLPDRGAGEEKEKVDKNDDGDPLPGTARHREFYPEGVANILQGEWILTGRDLVNEAKMIHVYMYTVTCVDIGSSKDPFLTQVSDFAVILGNELDAEVLSMSMDLFVARTMTTKASLVFRGSINITESQLESLKSFHVRLMSIVLDVDVEPSTTPWDPAKAYLFVPVVSDKFGDPMKEIDWVLVENITCADAWNNPLQRARPDVYLGTNERTLGGDRREYGFGKLRHGMVFGQKSHPTYGIRGAVAQFDVVKASGLIPDRDAFDMQKHVDLPQRKLMMADSCTKAEDLVGKIVTAAHSGKRFYVDSICYDMTAENSFPRKEGYLGPLDYSTYADYYKQKYGVQLMYKKQPLIKGRGVSYCKNLLSPRFDHMEELEGESGESLDKTYYVFLPPELCLVHPLSGSLVRGAQRLPSIMKRVESMLLAVELKEIINYPVPASKILEAVTAASCQETFCYERAELLGDAYLKWVVSRFLFLKYPQKHEGQLTRMRQQMVSNMVLYQHALKKGLQSYIQADRFAPSRWGAPGVLPVFDEYTKDEELFLFDQDDVNGRKTDDPVNEFEDDELEDGELESDLSSYRVLSSKTLADVVEALIGVYYVEGGKNAVNHLMKWVGIDVEFDTDEIGNTIRSSNVPDNVLRSIDFDALEGALNFKFRDKGLLVEAISHASRPSSGVACYQRLEFVGDAVLDDLITKHLFFTYTDLPPGRLTDLRAAAVNNENFARVAIKHNLHLHLRHGSSALERQIHDFVKEAANESTKPGFNSFGLGDCKAPKVLGDIIESIAGAIFLDRGGDTAIVWKVFQPLLQPMVTPETLPMHPVRELQERCQQQAEGLEYKASRSGNLATVEVLIDGVKVGVAQNPQKKMAQKLAARNALAALKDKETAEAKEKQEREEEDNGKKRKKNGSQTFTRQTLNDICLRKNWPMPFYRCVNEGGPAHAKKFTFAVRVNTNDRGWIDECVGEPMPSVKKAKDSAAVLLLELLNKLYK from the exons AGGACGCGGGTGATTTTTTCGGCGGGATCGATCGCATTCTTGATAGTATTAAGAGTGGAGCCGGATTGCCTGAGTCCAAGGGGGATGGGGCGGCGTGCGGGGGTGAGATTGGTAAGAGTGAGGGTCGACATTCTGAGGCTTGTAATGGAGAAGGGAGAGTGGCTGCTGCGGTGGCGGCAGCTAAGCGTGATCACAATGGCTCTAGCAAGTATGAGAGTAATGGGAGGGGGAATTGGGGTGTGAGGGAAAGAGATTGGAGTAGCGAGGAGAGGTGCTCGAAGAGGGTTGCGCTAGATAATGGTAGGAGTGAGAGGTATAGTTCGGGGAGAGTGCAGTATCAGATGAAGGAGAGGAATTCTGGTAGGAAGAGGCCTCGCAGCGGCGATGACATTGATAGGAGGGAAAGGGACAGAGATAGGGACAGGGATAGAGATCGGAGTAGGAGGAGAGAAGGTTATGGTAGTAATAGGAGGGATAGCAGAGATTGTGAAACAAGGGGGTATTGGGAGAGGGATAGGTTGGGGTCAAATGAGCTTGTTTATAGATTAGGAGCTTACAAGCCTCATCAGAAGAAAGAGGCGAAAGTTGCTAATGATAAAACTAATGAAAAGGATGCGAAGAAAGCTGAAGAGCCTAAGAAAGAAAAGCTCCCTGAGGAACAAGCTAGACAGTATCAACTAGATGTTCTTGAACAGGCAAAGAAGAGTAACACGATAGCTTTTCTAGAAACTGGGGCTGGGAAGACACTCATTGCTATTCTCCTCATGCAAAGTGTCTGCAATGATTTgcaaaagaagaataagaagatgCTTTCTGTGTTTCTAGTTCCTAAAGTTCCACTAGTTTATCAG CAAGCAGAAGTTATTCGTGAGCGAACTGgtctccaagtgggccattatTGTGGTGAGATGGGCCAAGACTTTTGGGATACACGAAGATGGCAGCATGAGTTTGATACGAAACAG GTTCTAGTGATGACAGCTCAAATTCTATTGAACATTCTAAGACACAGCATTATAAAAATGGAATCCATTAATCTGTTGATTCTGGATGAGTGCCATCACGCTGTGAAGAAACATCCATACTCTTTAGTGATGTCCGAGTTCTATCATACTACCCCAAAAGAGAAGCGGCCATCTGTATTTGGAATGACTGCTTCTCCTGTTAACTTAAAAG GTGTTTCCAATCAATTAGATTGTGCAATAAAGATTCGTAATCTTGAAAGTAAACTGGATTCCGTTGTTTGCACCATAAAGGACCGTAAGGACCTTGAAAAGCATGTTCCGATGCCCTCAGAAATTGTTGTGGAGTATGACAAAGCAGCCAGCTTATGGTCCTTTCATGAACAGCtaaaacaaatggaattggAAGTTGAAGAGGCTGCAAAGTCTAGCTCTAGAAGAAGTAAATGGCAGTTTATGGGAGCTAGAGATGCTGGGGCAAAGGAAGAGCTACGCCAAGTGTATGGTGTTTCAGAAAGAACAGAAAGTGATGGTGCTGTTAACCTAATTCAAAAGCTGAGAGCAATCAATTATGCACTTGGTGAACTGGGTCAGTGGTGTGCTTACAAG GTGGCACAATCATTTTTAACAGCTTTACAAAATGATGAGAGAGCAAACTACCAGCTTGATGTCAAGTTTCAAGAAAATTACCTGATCAGAGTCGTATCTCTTTTACAATGTCATCTGTCGGAGGGCGCTGCTTTTGACAAGGAAACGAAACTACCAGATTCTGGGAGTGGCTTTTCTCATGATGAGATGGAGGAAGGAGAGCTACCCGATAGTCATG TTGTTTCTGGTGGGGAGCATGTAGATGTGATAATAGGAGCTGCTGTAGCTGATGGGAAGGTGACGCCTAAAGTGCAGTCtctaattaaaattcttcTCAAGTATCAGCATACAGAAGATTTTCGTGCAATCATCTTTGTGGAGCGAGTAGTCTCTGCTCTAGTCCTTCCTAAG GTCTTTGCTGAGCTTCCATCTCTAGGCTTCATCGAGTGTGCTAGCTTGATTGGCCACAATAATAGTCAGGAAATGCGAAGTAGCCAAATGCAGGACACAATTGCCAAATTCAAGGATGGTCGT GTGACTTTGCTAGTTGCAACTAGTGTTGCTGAGGAAGGACTTGATATTCGACAGTGCAATGTTGTTATTCGCTTTGACCTTGCAAAAACTGTTTTGGCATATATTCAGTCTAGGGGCCGTGCTAGAAAACCTGGGTCAGATTATATCTTGATGGTGGAAAG GGGAAATCTGACACATGAAGCATTCATGCGGAATGCCAGAAACAGCGAGGAGACTTTACGGAAAGAAGCAATAGAGAGAACCGACCTGAGTGGTTTAAAGGATACTTCAAGGTTAATTTCAGTGGAAACGGCACCAGGTACAGTGTACCAAGTGGAATCAACTGGTGCTCTAGTGAGCTTAAATTCTGCTGTTGGACTAATTCATTTTTACTGCTCTCAGCTTCCAAGTGACAG GTACTCGATACTTCATCCTGAGTTTGTTATGGTGAGGCATGACAAGCAAGAAGGCCCAACTGAATATTCATGCAAGCTTCAACTCCCTTGTAATGCAccttttgagatacttgaaggCCCTGTGTGCAGTTCAATGCACCTTGCGCAACAGGCTGTTTGTTTGGCTGCCTGTAAGAAACTCCATGAGATGGGAGCATTTACCGACATGCTCTTGCCTGACAGGGGAGCTggggaagaaaaagaaaaggttgACAAGAATGACGACGGAGATCCACTCCCGGGAACTGCTAGGCACAGAGAGTTCTATCCCGAAGGCGTAGCTAATATTCTCCAG GGAGAATGGATCTTAACTGGAAGAGATCTTGTCAATGAGGCCAAAATGATTCATGTTTACATGTATACTGTGACATGTGTAGACATTGGCTCTTCAAAAGATCCTTTCTTGACTCAAGTTTCAGATTTTGCAGTAATATTAGGCAATGAGCTGGATGCAGAG GTATTATCGATGTCGATGGATCTATTTGTTGCTCGGACCATGACTACAAAGGCTTCCCTTGTCTTTAGAGGTTCAATTAATATTACTGAAAGTCAG TTGGAATCCCTTAAAAGTTTCCATGTAAGATTGATGAGTATTGTACTTGATGTCGATGTTGAACCTTCCACCACTCCTTGGGATCCTGCAAAGGCTTATTTATTTGTCCCTGTGGTCAGTGATAAGTTTGGAGATCCTATGAAAGAGATTGATTGGGTTCTGGTTGAAAATATAACTTGTGCGGATGCGTGGAACAATCCCCTTCAAAGAGCTAGGCCTGATGTTTACCTTGGCACAAATGAGCGAACCCTAGGGGGTGACAGAAGGGAGTATGGTTTTGGTAAATTGCGTCATGGCATGGTTTTTGGGCAGAAATCCCATCCAACCTACGGTATCAGGGGAGCTGTGGCACAGTTTGATGTTGTTAAAGCTTCTGGACTGATCCCTGATCGCGATGCCTTTGATATGCAAAAGCATGTGGATCTGCCTCAACGAAAGTTGATGATGGCAGATAGCTGTACCAAAGCCGAAGATTTGGTGGGGAAAATTGTCACAGCTGCTCACTCAGGAAAGAGATTTTATGTTGATTCAATATGCTATGATATGACTGCAGAGAACTCTTTCCCGAGGAAAGAAGGTTATCTTGGTCCATTGGATTACAGCACATATGCCGATTATTACAAGCAAAA GTATGGAGTTCAGTTGATGTATAAGAAACAACCTCTCATAAAAGGACGTGGTGTCTCATATTGTAAGAATCTCCTGTCCCCTCGGTTTGACCACATGGAAG AACTTGAAGGTGAATCTGGAGAGTCTCTGGACAAAACGTACTACGTATTTCTCCCCCCTGAGCTTTGTTTAGTACACCCACTTTCCGGATCACTTGTCCGCGGAGCCCAAAGATTACCCTCAATAATGAAAAGGGTTGAAAGCATGCTGCTAGCGGTTGAACTTAAGGAGATAATAAATTATCCAGTCCCTGCTTCGAAG ATTTTGGAAGCAGTGACTGCTGCTTCATGCCAGGAGACATTTTGCTATGAAAGAGCTGAGCTTCTGGGTGATGCCTACCTCAAATGGGTTGTCAgtcgatttctttttcttaaatACCCCCAGAAGCACGAAGGTCAGCTTACTAGGATGAGACAACAAATGGTGAGTAACATGGTTTTGTATCAGCATGCATTGAAAAAAGGACTTCAATCATATATCCAAGCAGATCGCTTCGCTCCATCTCGGTGGGGGGCTCCTGGGGTGTTGCCTGTTTTCGATGAATATACAAAAGATGAAGAATTATTCTTGTTTGACCAAGATGATGTAAATGGACGAAAGACAGATGACCCGGTAAATGaatttgaggatgatgaattGGAGGATGGCGAGTTGGAGAGCGACTTGAGTTCTTATAGAGTCCTGTCAAGCAAGACACTTGCAGATGTTGTCGAAGCGCTTATTGGTGTTTATTATGTAGAAGGTGGGAAGAATGCCGTTAACCATCTCATGAAATGGGTTGGAATCGATGTAGAGTTTGATACTGATGAGATAGGGAACACAATAAGGTCATCTAATGTTCCCGACAACGTTCTTAGGAGTATCGACTTTGATGCATTAGAGGGTGCTCTGAATTTTAAATTTAGAGACAAGGGCCTCTTGGTGGAAGCCATTAGTCATGCGTCACGACCATCTTCTGGAGTGGCCTGTTATCAGCGGTTGGAGTTTGTGGGTGATGCTGTCTTAGATGATCTTATCACGAAGCACTTGTTCTTCACTTATACAGATCTACCCCCAGGCAGGTTGACCGATCTTAGAGCTGCTGCGGTTAACAATGAAAATTTTGCACGTGTAgctataaaacacaatctccaTCTGCACCTTCGACATGGATCCAGTGCTCTTGAAAGACAG ATTCATGACTTTGTGAAGGAAGCTGCAAATGAATCAACAAAGCCGGGGTTCAACTCATTTGGTTTGGGAGATTGTAAAGCTCCTAAAGTTCTTGGTGACATTATTGAATCTATTGCTGGTGCCATTTTTCTAGATCGCGGTGGTGATACTGCAATTGTTTGGAAG GTGTTTCAACCTTTGCTTCAACCAATGGTCACCCCAGAGACACTACCAATGCATCCGGTCCGTGAGCTGCAAGAAAGATGCCAGCAACAGGCTGAAGGTCTGGAATACAAAGCCAGTCGAAGTGGCAATTTGGCTACTGTTGAAGTCTTGATTGATGGTGTCAAGGTCGGAGTTGCTCAAAATCCACAAAAGAAGATGGCACAGAAACTGGCTGCCAGAAATGCTCTTGCTGCTTTAAAAGATAAGGAAACAGCTGAAGCAAAGGAGAAGCAGGAgagggaggaagaagataatgggaagaagaggaagaagaatggTAGCCAGACGTTTACCAGGCAAACTTTAAATGACATATGCTTGCGTAAAAATTGGCCTATGCCATTTTACAG ATGTGTCAATGAGGGTGGTCCAGCACATGCAAAGAAGTTTACCTTTGCTGTACGCGTGAATACCAATGACAGGGGATGGATAGACGAATGTGTAGGAGAGCCTATGCCGAGTGTCAAGAAGGCCAAGGACTCCGCAGCAGTTCTTCTATTGGAATTACTAAACAAATTATACAAGTGA
- the LOC126804171 gene encoding soluble inorganic pyrophosphatase 1 has translation MTSEEVDEIPRKPTPKLNERILSSLSRRSVAAHPWHDLEIGPTAPHIFNVVVEITKGSKVKYELDKKTGLIKVDRILYSSVVYPHNYGFIPRTLCEDNDPLDVLVLMQEPVLPGCFLRARAIGVMPMIDQGEKDDKIIAVCADDPEYTHFTELNDLPPHRLSEIRRFFEDYKKNENKEVAVNAFLPATAALEAIQYSMDLYAEYILHTLRR, from the exons ATGACTTCTGAGGAGGTTGATGAAATACCACGTAAACCAACTCCCAAGTTAAATGAGAGGATTCTTTCATCTTTGTCAAGGAGATCGGTTGCTGCACATCCTTGGCACGACCTTGAAATCG GTCCTACAGCTCCACATATTTTCAATGTG GTTGTTGAGATTACAAAGGGAAGCAAAGTCAAATATGAACTTGACAAGAAGACGGGATTAATTAAG GTTGATCGAATTTTGTACTCGTCTGTGGTCTATCCTCATAACTATGGCTTCATTCCTCGCACCTTGTGTGAAGACAATGATCCACTTGATGTTCTAGTCCTCATGCAG GAACCTGTCCTTCCTGGTTGCTTTCTACGAGCAAGAGCCATTGGAGTGATGCCTATGATTGACCAG GGGGAGAAGGATGATAAGATCATTGCAGTCTGTGCTGATGATCCAGAGTATACGCATTTTACTGAACTCAATGACCTACCCCCTCACCGCCTTTCTGAAATCCGTAGATTCTTTGAAGACT ATAAGAAAAATGAGAACAAAGAGGTTGCAGTTAACGCTTTTTTGCCTGCCACAGCTGCTCTTGAAGCTATCCAGTACTCCAT GGATCTTTATGCCGAGTACATACTGCACACCTTAAGGCGGTAA
- the LOC126803393 gene encoding soluble inorganic pyrophosphatase 1-like, protein MTEEKKPTPKLNERILSSLSRKSVAAHPWHDLEIGPSAPQIFNVVVEISQGSKVKYELDKKTGLIKVDRILYSSVVYPHNYGFIPRTLCEDNDPLDVLVLMQEPVIPGSFLRAKAIGLMPMIDQGEKDDKIIAVCADDPAYNHYSDIKELPPHRLTEIRRFFEDYKKNEHKEVAVDDFLPCTTAAEAIQYSMDLYAEYIMLTLRR, encoded by the exons ATGACTGAAGAAAAAAAGCCAACTCcaaaattaaatgagagaaTTCTTTCATCTCTGTCAAGGAAATCGGTTGCTGCACATCCTTGGCATGATCTTGAAATCG GACCATCAGCTCCCCAGATTTTCAATGTC GTTGTTGAGATATCACAGGGAAGCAAAGTCAAGTATGAACTTGACAAGAAGACAGGACTAATTAAG GTTGATCGGATTTTGTACTCCTCGGTGGTCTATCCTCATAACTATGGTTTCATTCCTCGCACCTTGTGTGAAGACAATGATCCACTGGATGTTTTAGTTCTCATGCAG GAACCTGTAATTCCGGGTTCATTTTTGCGTGCCAAAGCCATTGGACTAATGCCCATGATTGACCAG GGAGAAAAAGATGATAAGATCATTGCAGTATGTGCTGATGATCCGGCCTATAATCATTACAGTGACATTAAAGAGCTTCCTCCTCATCGCCTCACTGAGATTCGTCGCTTCTTTGAAGACT acaagaaGAATGAACACAAAGAAGTTGCAGTGGACGACTTTTTGCCTTGCACAACTGCCGCAGAAGCTATTCAGTATTCGAT GGATCTTTATGCCGAGTACATAATGCTCACCTTAAGGcggtaa
- the LOC126803392 gene encoding probably inactive receptor-like protein kinase At2g46850: MLHLSSLASFLLLSLFMFSTISHSLQEQHQLPQPNLCHEKCGDLQIPFPFHLNKSCSSLSDVFHLSCLNSTSLFLNIGSESYRILELFSDGLLVDFPGSSSYCRQYNDLNLFDFLGNDHFGLSADNVIGLYDCEDSSLCKTECETIDLPGCDGNESHGSPACCYPLSDHSLWHLGDKFSVFSKFGCRGFSSWVVQRGSNMGKRGVKLEWAVPRNSSKGVCATNGYIINATSIQAGVRCACQDGFIGDGFATGEGCIISCIKDRKEAYGVDCFEKGHSSKKLVVIAGVLAALFIIASLMALLYLLKRPVKPGTCDPAQKVQFHSSISFRKASKTQLFTYHELEEATKAFDEDQKLVSGNNGTIYAGVLGDGSHIAVHKVDCENEKDLIQVISQIEALSDILHRNIARFLGCCIDLAYTPLLVYEYPAKGTLEDHLHRTGGQHVALDWYKRLSIAAETASVLAFLQYEMSPPIFHCDLKSGYIFIDDEFSSKLSGFGLLVTSHEESSGVQRTDVYALGVVLIEMIAGSNCLDLPIALQKIRGGKLEEIVDPLLYYHEQPSYRREQIETVADLAMRCLLFGGDGKLGIYDVAKELVHIRRESSGGGSKRGPALEETFSNSSLLQMISMSPDSAYMPKH, from the exons ATGTTACATCTATCATCTCTAGCTTCCTTTCTTCTCCTTAGCCTCTTTATGTTCTCAACCATTTCTCATTCTCTCCAGGAACAACACCAGCTACCGCAACCAAACTTGTGCCATGAAAAATGTGGAGACCTTCAAATCCCCTTCCCATTTCACTTGAACAAATCCTGTTCATCACTCTCTGATGTTTTCCATCTCTCTTGCCTCAACTCAACCTCCCTTTTCCTCAACATTGGCTCTGAAAGCTACCGCATCCTCGAACTCTTCTCTGATGGTTTGCTAGTGGATTTTCCAGGCTCCTCTTCCTACTGCCGCCAGTACAATGACTTGAACTTGTTTGACTTCTTGGGAAACGACCACTTTGGCCTCTCTGCTGACAATGTCATAGGCCTCTATGATTGTGAGGACTCTTCTCTGTGCAAAACTGAATGTGAAACCATTGACTTGCCTGGTTGTGATGGCAATGAAAGCCATGGCTCTCCTGCTTGCTGCTACCCTCTTTCTGATCACAGCTTGTGGCATCTTGGTGACAAGTTCTCAGTGTTTTCCAAATTTGGGTGCAGGGGCTTTTCAAGTTGGGTTGTTCAGAGAGGGTCCAACATGGGAAAGAGAGGGGTAAAGTTGGAATGGGCAGTGCCAAGAAACTCATCCAAGGGGGTTTGTGCTACCAATGGTTACATAATCAATGCCACATCAATTCAAGCAGGGGTTAGATGTGCTTGTCAAGATGGGTTCATTGGTGATGGGTTTGCAACTGGGGAAGGATGCATCATAT CCTGCATCAAGGACAGAAAGGAAGCATACGGCGTTGATTGCTTCGAAAAAGGGCATAGTAGCAAGAAACTTGTAGTTATAGCAG GAGTTCTTGCTGCCCTCTTCATCATAGCCTCATTGATGGCACTTCTATATCTACTAAAAAGGCCTGTTAAACCGGGAACGTGTGATCCAGCTCAGAAAGTTCAGTTTCACAGCAGCATATCATTCCGAAAAGCTAGCAAGACTCAGCTATTCACTTACCATGAGCTAGAGGAAGCTACCAAAGCATTTGACGAGGATCAAAAGCTTGTAAGTGGAAATAATGGCACAATCTATGCTGGGGTTCTCGGGGATGGATCCCACATTGCTGTGCACAAGGTAGATTGTGAGAATGAAAAAGACTTGATTCAAGTCATATCACAAATTGAGGCTTTGTCTGATATTTTACACCGGAATATAGCCCGGTTTCTTGGCTGCTGTATTGACTTGGCCTACACTCCACTACTGGTGTATGAATATCCTGCAAAAGGTACCCTCGAGGATCATTTACACCGAACAGGAGGACAACATGTTGCTCTTGACTGGTACAAGAGGTTAAGCATTGCTGCTGAAACAGCAAGTGTTCTTGCCTTTTTGCAGTACGAGATGTCTCCTCCCATTTTCCACTGTGATCTCAAGTCCGGTTATATCTTCATTGATGATGAATTTTCTAGTAAACTCTCTGGTTTCGGACTACTGGTTACGAGTCATGAAGAAAGCTCGGGTGTTCAAAGAACAGATGTTTATGCTTTAGGTGTGGTGCTTATTGAGATGATTGCAGGCTCAAACTGCTTGGACTTGCCAATAGCCCTGCAAAAGATAAGAGGTGGCAAGCTAGAAGAGATTGTGGATCCACTTCTTTACTATCATGAACAACCTTCCTATCGCCGTGAGCAAATAGAAACAGTTGCAGACCTTGCAATGAGGTGTTTGTTGTTTGGTGGAGATGGAAAGCTAGGAATATATGATGTTGCCAAGGAATTAGTACATATCAGAAGAGAGAGCAGTGGTGGAGGTAGCAAGAGAGGGCCTGCACTTGAGGAAACTTTTTCGAACTCCAGCCTCCTTCAGATGATATCAATGTCTCCAGATTCAGCATATATGCCTAAGCATTGA